In one Culex quinquefasciatus strain JHB chromosome 2, VPISU_Cqui_1.0_pri_paternal, whole genome shotgun sequence genomic region, the following are encoded:
- the LOC6052150 gene encoding serine protease snake codes for MLSPSLFALLVFAASLQVQGQRISQRKCAEFKEETKLLSTGIALTLDPDPIVFESFNCTKSVDLIVGGEDAKAGEFPHQVLLGWKVDRNGTLVNDFKCGGSLISERFVLTAAHCLKYGSPQIVRLGELDLTIESDEEFDVGIEYIRRHPEHRFKSSYHDIALVKLNQTIPFSHFVRPACLWDTIAMNVTAVIATGFGNTEFEGEKMSDTLRKVQLDLLSRSECEKQYLGTRNFDAGVQDSQLCIGSEREGRDACQGDSGGPVQVITEPKGCTYHVLGVTSTGAACGIGRSPSIYTRVASYIEWIEKEVWG; via the exons ATGTTATCGCCGTCGTTGTTTGCTCTGTTGGTCTTCGCCGCAAGTCTTCAAGTTCAAG GTCAGCGGATTTCCCAGCGAA AATGTGCAGAGTTCAAGGAGGAAACTAAACTGCTGAGCACCGGTATCGCGTTAACGCTGGATCCCGATCCGATCGTGTTCGAGTCGTTCAACTGCACCAAGTCGGTGGATTTGATCGTCGGTGGGGAGGATGCCAAGGCTGGAGAGTTCCCCCACCAGGTGTTGCTGGGTTGGAAGGTAGACCGAAACGGAACCCTGGTGAATGACTTCAAGTGTGGAGGGTCGTTAATTAGCGAGCGGTTCGTGCTGACCGCAGCGCACTGCCTGAAGTACGGAAGTCCGCAGATCGTGCGGCTGGGCGAGCTTGACTTGACGATCGAGTCGGACGAAGAGTTTGACGTGGGCATCGAGTACATCCGGAGGCACCCGGAGCATCGGTTCAAGTCTTCATACCACGACATCGCCCTCGTCAAGCTGAACCAAACGATTCCATTCTCGCACTTTGTTCGGCCAGCTTGTCTGTGGGACACGATCGCGATGAACGTAACGGCGGTGATCGCAACCGGTTTTGGAAACACCGAGTTCGAAG GTGAGAAGATGTCCGACACTCTGCGCAAGGTGCAGCTGGATCTCCTGAGCCGTAGTGAGTGCGAAAAGCAATATCTGGGCACGCGCAACTTCGATGCCGGTGTTCAGGACAGTCAGCTGTGCATCGGAAGTGAACGAGAGGGACGGGACGCCTGCCAGGGTGATTCCGGTGGGCCGGTGCAGGTCATTACGGAACCCAAGGGTTGTACCTACCATGTGTTGGGAGTTACGTCGACGGGAGCAGCTTGTGGTATCGGACGATCGCCGTCGATTTACACGAGGGTGGCTAGCTATATTGAATGGATCGAGAAGGAGGTGTGGGGGTGA